The DNA sequence CGCCCAGGCGCCCGGAGAAGATGGTCGGCGTCGCCTCGGCGACCACGATCCGCTGGCGCAGGTGCTCCTTGGGCAGCGAGGCCAGCGGCGTCCCGCCGAGCGTCACGGGCGTGCCGGCCTCGGCGGCGTCGTCGAACCGGCCCAGGCGCACCGCGACCGCGGCGGCCTCGTCGGGGTCGGCCGCGACCAGCGCGAGCACGCGGCCCGGGGTGAGCTCGACGCCGGTCGTCTCGTCGCGCAGCACGGCGCCGGGGGCGGGCGGGGTCGCCGTCGCGGGGGCCGCGCCCGTGGCGGGCACGACCCGCAGCACCTTGACGACCTTGGCCGCCGAGACGTGCGCGTTGGTGGCGATCTTGAGGTACTGGGTCGCGAGCTGCACCGGCCAGCCGAGGAACGCCGCATACCCATAGAACGACACGAGCTGGCCGGCGGTGATGTGGCCGTCGACGGCGGCGAGCGCGCCGAGGTAGACCACCACCACGACGAACAGCCCCGGCAGCAGCACCTGCAGGGCGTCGAGCCACGACTGCGTTCCGGCCACGCGCACGCCCGCGGCGCGCACGGCCTGCGACTGGGCGCGGTAGCGCGCGGCGAACACGCCCTCGCCGCCGATGCCGCGCAGGATGCGCAGGCCCGAGACGGTGTCGGCGCCCAGCGTGGTCAGGCGTCCCGTGGCCTCACGCTGCGCCGCCTGGCGGCGGGAGAGCGGCTTGACGAGGAAGGCGAGCACGATCGCGACGACGGGCAGGCCCGCCGCGACGACCAGGCCGAGGCGCACCGACGCCGAGAGCATGAGCGCGGTGGTGACCGCGTAGGCCACCAGCGAGCCGAGGAACTGCGCCGACATCGCGAACAGCTCGCCGATGCGGAACGTGTCGTTGGCGACGGCTGCGACCACCTCACCCGTCGGCAGCTCGGCCGACACCGCGTGCCCCGAGCGCGACACGGTGCGCGAGACGAGCTGCGAGGAGCGGAACGCCGCGTGCATCCAGTTGCGGATGTCGAAGCGGTGCCCCACGACCGACACCGCGGCCATCGCGACGCCGACCGCGAGCAGCGCCCCGGCCCAGCGCCAGGTCGCCGCGTCGAGCCCGCCGTCGAGCGCCGAGTCCACGACGCGCCCCAGCAGGAACGGCTGCACCGCCTGCGCGCCGAACGTGATGACCCCGCAGGTCAGCGCGGCGGCGAGCGTCGCGGCCTGGCGCCGCGCGAGCCAGCCGAGGAACGACCACGGACCGCGCAGCGGGGGCGCGCCCGGGTCGGACAGGGGGAGGGGTCGCACGAGGAGTCACGCTAAGCCGGGGGACCGACACCCGTCGACGCCTTATCCAGGGTGTGGGGGGCGCGGGTGTGCGTCAGGCATGGAGTGTTCGAGCGCTTCGTGCGGTGTTCGAGCGCACGGGCGCTCGAACACGCCCCCTACCGCTCGAACGCGCCGCAGATGCTCGAACACCCGTGCCCTCCGGGATCCGGCCCGGGCGGTCAGCCTGCCGTGCGGTGGGTCAGGACCAGGCGGCTGCGGGTGACCAGCCAGGCGGCGGTGACCGCCAGGAGCGGCAGGCCGACGACGAGTCCGGCCAGCACGGGCCAGGGGACCACGACGGACCAGGTGGGATCGGGTCCCCCGAAGCCGCGCGCGTCGCGGTAGCGCTCGAACAGGACGAACGCCGCCCCGAGCGCGACGCCCGAGGCCGCCCCGACGAGGGCGCCGATCCCCGCGATCGTGCCGGCCTGGGCCGCGACCAGCCGTTTGCGGGTGCTGGGTTTGGCGCCGACGGCGGCCAGCGTCGCGAGGTCGGGCCGGGACTCCGTGGCGGCGAGCGCCGTCGCGATCCAGGCTGCGGCGAGCGCGAGCAGGCCCGCGCT is a window from the Xylanimonas ulmi genome containing:
- a CDS encoding ABC transporter ATP-binding protein, whose translation is MRPLPLSDPGAPPLRGPWSFLGWLARRQAATLAAALTCGVITFGAQAVQPFLLGRVVDSALDGGLDAATWRWAGALLAVGVAMAAVSVVGHRFDIRNWMHAAFRSSQLVSRTVSRSGHAVSAELPTGEVVAAVANDTFRIGELFAMSAQFLGSLVAYAVTTALMLSASVRLGLVVAAGLPVVAIVLAFLVKPLSRRQAAQREATGRLTTLGADTVSGLRILRGIGGEGVFAARYRAQSQAVRAAGVRVAGTQSWLDALQVLLPGLFVVVVVYLGALAAVDGHITAGQLVSFYGYAAFLGWPVQLATQYLKIATNAHVSAAKVVKVLRVVPATGAAPATATPPAPGAVLRDETTGVELTPGRVLALVAADPDEAAAVAVRLGRFDDAAEAGTPVTLGGTPLASLPKEHLRQRIVVAEATPTIFSGRLGAELDARSRAGLADLERAVHVADAHDVLDSVPDGLAGDLPEKGRSLSGGQRQRVALARALLTDPEILVLVEPTSAVDAHTEARIAARLADARRGRTTLIVTASPLVLDHVDEVLFLDGGRVAVRGAHRDLLNHAGAAEGGQAAARYRAVVGRTLRDENGQNGARQNETRHDETAEARS